The Actinomadura sp. WMMB 499 genome includes a window with the following:
- the rpsP gene encoding 30S ribosomal protein S16 produces the protein MAVKIKLKRLGKIRNPQYRVVVADARTKRDGRAIEEIGLYQPKQEPSLIQIDSERAQYWLGVGAQPTEAVLNLLKITGDWQKFKGEPGAEGTLKVAEPRPDRKAVFEAAVKEALGDDAGEATATRTKKKAEPKKAETEVKSEG, from the coding sequence GTGGCAGTCAAGATCAAGCTCAAGCGTCTGGGGAAGATCCGGAACCCGCAGTACCGGGTCGTCGTCGCCGACGCCCGCACCAAGCGGGACGGGCGGGCCATCGAGGAGATCGGCCTCTACCAGCCCAAGCAGGAGCCGTCGCTCATCCAGATCGACTCCGAGCGCGCGCAGTACTGGCTCGGCGTCGGCGCCCAGCCGACCGAGGCCGTGCTGAACCTGCTGAAGATCACCGGTGACTGGCAGAAGTTCAAGGGCGAGCCGGGCGCCGAGGGCACCCTCAAGGTCGCCGAGCCGAGGCCCGACCGCAAGGCCGTCTTCGAGGCCGCGGTCAAGGAGGCCCTCGGCGACGACGCCGGCGAGGCCACCGCCACCCGCACCAAGAAGAAGGCCGAGCCGAAGAAGGCCGAAACCGAAGTCAAGAGCGAGGGCTGA
- a CDS encoding RNA-binding protein, with the protein MLEEALEHLVRGIVEHPDDVGVRARRIRGGRVLEVRVHPEDLGKVIGRGGRTAKALRTVISALSGGRYVRVDLLDVNEVR; encoded by the coding sequence GTGCTCGAAGAAGCGCTCGAGCACCTGGTCCGCGGGATCGTCGAGCACCCCGACGACGTCGGAGTGCGCGCCCGCCGGATCAGGGGCGGCCGGGTCCTCGAGGTGCGCGTGCACCCCGAGGACCTCGGCAAGGTCATCGGCCGCGGCGGCCGCACCGCCAAGGCCCTGCGCACCGTGATCAGCGCCCTCTCCGGGGGCCGCTACGTGCGCGTGGACCTGCTCGACGTCAACGAGGTCCGCTGA